The stretch of DNA AGAGGCACCACAAAAGGGGTCGCTACAGATTTTGATGGTAGTTTTTCAGTATTGGTGAATATTGGAGATATATTAATGATTTCTTCTTTAGGTTATGGAACTGAAGAGTATAAAGTGGTAGACGAAAAGGAAATCACAATCTATTTAAAAGCGAGTCTGGAAACTTTAGATCTCGTAACCGTTGTTGGTTATGGTGTTCAAGAAAAACGAGATTTAACTGGATCCATTGGATCTATTAAAGCCAAAGATATTGATAAGACCATAGTAAGTATAGATAATGCCTTAGCAGGAAAAATATCAGGGGTACAGGTCATATCAAGTTCTGGCGTTCCAGGAAGTGCTACAGCAATAACCATTAGAGGGATTAGTACTTTAAGTGCAGACAGCAATCCACTAATTGTAATAGATGGTGTTCCTATTTATGGGTCTAATAGAGCAAATAATACCACAGGTTTTGAAAGAGGTGTTCTTCCGGGAATAGGTTTTGGAGGAACAAATGTTTCAAACCCTTTAAGAAATAATTTATCGGAGTTTGAGAGAAATCCATTATCTATGTTAAACTTAAATGATATAGAATCCATTGAAGTTTTAAAAGATGCTTATGCTACTGCCATATATGGTTCTAGAGGTGCCGCTGGAGTTATATTGATAACAACAAAGAAAGGTCATTCAAAAAAACCTAGAGTTAGCTTTAATCACAGCACTACTTTTAGTGACCCGATAGATACACCCGATCTTTTAAATGCAGAGCAATATTCCGAAATTTATAGGTTATCCAATCCTAATTATAGCGACGGCACTTCCTTTCCGTTTACCGGACAGGATAGTAATTGGTTAGACAATGTTCTTAGAACTGGTGTAACTAGTAACTTCAATGTATCTCTATCTGCTAATACTGATAAACTAAATTATTTTTTTAGCACTTCGTATTTAAATCAAGAATCATATATTGTTAATCAGGATTTTAAAAAGTACAATACCCGATTAAATATTGATTATAATATTACCGACCATATAAAAATCGGAGCAAACGCTAGTTTAAATTTTTCAGATAATGCCGCTTTAAATGCACCAAGTATTTATAGAAATGCTGTTTTAAAAGCGCCAAATATTCCTCAAACAGATGATACGGGAGCTTACTTTTTTGGAGCAGAGCCAAATATTTCAGGAATTGTAAATAATCCTTTAGCACAAGCATATAGAGATATAAATAAAGTGGAAGATGATAGGATTATAGGTAACATTTATGCCGAAGTTAAACCATTTGGTTGGTTAACCTTAAAGTCTGAAGTTGGGATAGACCATTATAATTCCGAAGCTTATAGCAGATTAATAAGTAGACCATCTATTGTAGGTGGAAATGCTACATCTAGAAAGATTGAAAACAAAAAGTTTGTCATAAACAATACGGCAACCATTGTAAAAGTATTTGATAATGTACATGCCATTAATAGTGTTATAGGACAAAGTTTTGAAACCTCTAAGGAATGGTCTTTTGCCACAGATGCACGTGATTTTGCCAACGACGATATTTTAGATATTAACCAAGGAGGCACTGTTAATGTTTCAGACCCTCTTTTAAGAGAGTGGGCATTGTTTTCAGTTTTTGGGAGGTTAAACTATCAATATGATCATAAGTATCTAGCAGGAGTTACTTATCGTTTAGACGGATCTTCTCGATTTGCTAAAAATAACAGATATATAGGTTTTCCTTCTTTTTCTTTAGGTTGGAGAGCATCTAACGAAAACTTTTTAAAGAACGTATCCTGGCTAGACGAATTGAAGTTTAGAGGAAGCATTGGTTTTGCAGGTGTGGATGGTAATAGTGGTGTCGGAGGTTATTATGGAAACCAAGGACAATACCAGCTATTCAGATATGGTAACAACACACTTCCTCAATATCTTGACACTCAGATATTACAGGTTATTCAACCTAATAACCCAGACTTGGAATGGGAACGAACAAGAACACTCGATTTGGGACTTGACTTAAGTTTGTTTAATGACAAAATAAATCTTACAGTAGATTATTATCATAAAAAAATAACCAATTTACTTTACCAATCCGCTGTGCCATGGTATCAGGGTTATGCTTTGCAGGATCAAAACATTGGAGATATGGAAAATAAAGGGTTTGAAATAACCCTAAATACAGAGAACATTAAAACCAAAGATTTTACATGGACTACAAACTTTAATATCTCAAGAAATACCAATAAAATTTTAAAGTTAAACTTTGGTGGTAGTGATGAAACAGGAGCAACATTTGGATATAAATACTTTGAAGAAGGACTTTCTGCCGGTCAATTCTTTTTATTCGATTGGGAC from Flavivirga spongiicola encodes:
- a CDS encoding SusC/RagA family TonB-linked outer membrane protein, with translation MIKNIICIISAILFCASSSFAQDIVKAQSVKSIEISGKILDEADNQPILGATILVRGTTKGVATDFDGSFSVLVNIGDILMISSLGYGTEEYKVVDEKEITIYLKASLETLDLVTVVGYGVQEKRDLTGSIGSIKAKDIDKTIVSIDNALAGKISGVQVISSSGVPGSATAITIRGISTLSADSNPLIVIDGVPIYGSNRANNTTGFERGVLPGIGFGGTNVSNPLRNNLSEFERNPLSMLNLNDIESIEVLKDAYATAIYGSRGAAGVILITTKKGHSKKPRVSFNHSTTFSDPIDTPDLLNAEQYSEIYRLSNPNYSDGTSFPFTGQDSNWLDNVLRTGVTSNFNVSLSANTDKLNYFFSTSYLNQESYIVNQDFKKYNTRLNIDYNITDHIKIGANASLNFSDNAALNAPSIYRNAVLKAPNIPQTDDTGAYFFGAEPNISGIVNNPLAQAYRDINKVEDDRIIGNIYAEVKPFGWLTLKSEVGIDHYNSEAYSRLISRPSIVGGNATSRKIENKKFVINNTATIVKVFDNVHAINSVIGQSFETSKEWSFATDARDFANDDILDINQGGTVNVSDPLLREWALFSVFGRLNYQYDHKYLAGVTYRLDGSSRFAKNNRYIGFPSFSLGWRASNENFLKNVSWLDELKFRGSIGFAGVDGNSGVGGYYGNQGQYQLFRYGNNTLPQYLDTQILQVIQPNNPDLEWERTRTLDLGLDLSLFNDKINLTVDYYHKKITNLLYQSAVPWYQGYALQDQNIGDMENKGFEITLNTENIKTKDFTWTTNFNISRNTNKILKLNFGGSDETGATFGYKYFEEGLSAGQFFLFDWDGVDALTGNPVWNLPDGTQTQTPPASLPNSSQYRRPMGDALPDFYGGFTNSFTYKNWNLEAFFSFSSGNQLYNGTKALLYTYTTTDANNLSADLLDYWLIAGHRTDIPRFDNASIIRSFFGGVDYTSGRDSDRFLEDASYLRLKNIKLSYSLPKSILDKTFFRDFSIYVQGSNLLTFTNYSGLDPEVSAFGSSALISGYDELTMPQAKSYSIGINVGF